The Niastella koreensis GR20-10 genome includes a window with the following:
- a CDS encoding class I SAM-dependent methyltransferase, with protein sequence MNKATAFNVLAGNYDAAFTESLIGHAQRRVSHKWLQPLLTGKPNMRLLEINCGTGADAFWMANLGHSVIATDGSPAMIDKAKQKTAVINLFGKPNFQTCAFDALHTTFQNQQFDAIVSNFAGLNCVSPADMKKLSTQLQSLIRPGGYLAVVLFGKYCFWDSFYHLLKGQPGQAFRRWTNKEVLVELSPGVQQPVYYYSVKVIKRLLLPMQLIEKKPVGISIPPSWLEVYMQQHPRLFQSLVQWEEMLGNSSLVTSLADHAFLLFKKEAK encoded by the coding sequence ATGAATAAAGCAACCGCTTTTAATGTACTGGCAGGCAATTACGATGCTGCGTTTACGGAGAGCCTTATTGGCCACGCGCAACGCCGTGTTAGTCATAAATGGTTGCAACCGCTGCTTACGGGTAAACCCAATATGCGGTTATTGGAGATCAATTGCGGTACGGGCGCCGATGCGTTCTGGATGGCCAACCTGGGTCATTCGGTGATTGCAACCGATGGCTCGCCTGCGATGATAGATAAAGCAAAACAAAAAACAGCTGTTATAAACCTGTTTGGTAAGCCCAACTTTCAAACCTGTGCATTTGATGCGTTGCATACCACCTTTCAAAACCAGCAGTTCGATGCCATTGTTTCCAATTTTGCCGGTTTGAATTGTGTTTCACCAGCAGACATGAAAAAGTTGTCGACCCAATTACAATCATTGATCCGCCCCGGTGGTTACCTGGCCGTAGTATTGTTTGGAAAATACTGTTTTTGGGACAGCTTTTATCACCTGTTGAAAGGCCAACCCGGGCAGGCATTCAGAAGATGGACGAATAAAGAAGTTCTGGTGGAATTATCACCGGGCGTTCAGCAACCTGTTTACTATTATTCCGTAAAGGTAATTAAACGGTTGTTGTTGCCCATGCAATTGATTGAAAAAAAACCGGTGGGGATAAGCATTCCGCCTTCGTGGCTGGAAGTATACATGCAACAACATCCACGCCTGTTTCAATCGCTGGTACAATGGGAAGAGATGTTAGGCAACTCATCCCTGGTTACCAGCCTGGCCGATCACGCATTTCTGTTATTTAAAAAAGAAGCCAAATGA
- a CDS encoding sugar transferase, whose protein sequence is MIREKRLPLLKRTVLRKFIDGKRGYFLCKRILDVLFASVVIITVLSWLLPLLALLIKLSSKGPVFFLQKRTGRGGKSFTCYKLRTLAHNPVAHTKHMDVGEETATALGRFLRQSNLDELPQFFNVLAGSMSLVGPRPHMHADCNEFARLIPRYKFRNLVKPGITGLAQVKGYHGKVISRECIYIRYKWDVWYVQYAGFWLDVKIIAITAGQTVLAVLGKKKPKRPAPVRTISFKPQATSKKPKAINPRPKAEANKELSTKNSELKT, encoded by the coding sequence ATGATTCGTGAAAAAAGGTTGCCTTTGTTGAAAAGGACCGTCCTTCGGAAGTTTATTGATGGCAAAAGAGGTTATTTCCTCTGCAAACGGATACTTGATGTATTGTTTGCATCGGTAGTTATAATAACCGTGTTGAGTTGGTTATTGCCATTGCTGGCTTTGTTGATAAAACTAAGCTCAAAAGGGCCCGTGTTCTTTTTACAAAAACGTACCGGTCGTGGGGGAAAATCGTTTACCTGTTACAAATTACGCACCCTGGCGCATAACCCCGTAGCCCATACTAAACACATGGATGTAGGGGAGGAAACAGCAACGGCGCTGGGGCGGTTCCTCCGGCAATCAAACCTCGATGAATTGCCCCAGTTTTTTAATGTACTGGCCGGCAGTATGAGCCTGGTTGGTCCCCGCCCACACATGCATGCCGATTGCAATGAATTTGCCAGGCTTATTCCCCGATACAAATTCCGCAACCTGGTAAAACCGGGCATAACCGGACTGGCCCAGGTAAAAGGCTATCATGGAAAGGTGATTAGCCGGGAGTGTATATATATAAGGTATAAATGGGATGTCTGGTATGTACAATATGCCGGCTTTTGGCTGGATGTTAAAATTATTGCCATTACCGCCGGGCAAACTGTGCTGGCGGTGTTGGGAAAGAAAAAGCCTAAACGTCCCGCCCCGGTTCGGACTATAAGCTTCAAGCCGCAAGCCACAAGCAAAAAGCCGAAAGCCATAAATCCCAGGCCTAAAGCGGAAGCAAACAAAGAACTGAGCACTAAGAACTCAGAACTAAAAACCTAA
- a CDS encoding B12-binding domain-containing radical SAM protein, translating into MNNKILFSHSYFLSFDPKQWATGQPYAPLATLFAAALMRENGYEVSLFDTMFAHTAQDVQPAINEQSPDFFVLYDDGFNYLTKMCLTNMREAAFGMMKLAKAKGCTVIVSSSDSTDHFEQYLSEGADFVIIGEAEMTLLELVQAINNKATGFQHIAGLAFMHDKGVTKTPRRTVMKDLDALPQPAWDLVDLEPYRYMWLKSSGYFSMNIATTRGCPFKCNWCAKPIYGNRYNARSPEKVVEELKMLKQQFNFDHIWFSDDIFGLKPGWVHRFADLVEQEQLKFRFKIQARADLLLQEDTIKDLARAGCHNIWMGAESGSQKILDAMDKGTTVEQIYQATTLLKKNGINPSFFIQFGYPGETREDIAKTIRMIRDLLPYEMGISVSYPLPGTLFHERVKDELTQKANWTDSDELLLMFRNTYPPGYYKKLHRYVHHVFRKQQGWVALRNVVKNPFTVSRTDFKKIASACLHMPSLLLERMQLNRYAHE; encoded by the coding sequence ATGAATAATAAGATTCTCTTTTCGCATTCATATTTTTTAAGTTTTGATCCCAAACAATGGGCTACCGGGCAACCTTATGCCCCGTTGGCTACGTTATTCGCCGCAGCCCTGATGCGTGAAAACGGTTATGAAGTTTCTTTGTTCGATACCATGTTTGCGCATACGGCGCAGGATGTTCAACCTGCTATTAATGAGCAATCGCCTGACTTCTTTGTGCTGTACGATGACGGTTTCAACTACCTCACAAAAATGTGCCTGACAAATATGAGGGAGGCGGCATTCGGGATGATGAAACTGGCTAAGGCAAAAGGTTGTACCGTGATCGTATCCAGCTCAGATAGTACCGACCATTTTGAACAATATCTTTCCGAAGGCGCCGACTTTGTAATTATTGGCGAAGCAGAAATGACTTTGCTCGAACTGGTTCAGGCCATCAATAATAAAGCGACCGGCTTTCAACACATAGCCGGACTGGCATTTATGCACGATAAAGGAGTTACCAAAACTCCCAGACGCACCGTCATGAAGGACCTGGATGCACTACCCCAACCTGCCTGGGACCTGGTTGATCTTGAACCTTACCGCTACATGTGGTTAAAAAGCTCCGGTTATTTCTCCATGAACATCGCTACTACCCGGGGATGCCCTTTCAAATGTAACTGGTGCGCCAAACCTATTTATGGCAACCGCTACAATGCACGATCCCCCGAAAAAGTAGTGGAAGAATTAAAAATGCTGAAGCAGCAATTCAACTTCGATCACATCTGGTTCAGCGACGACATTTTTGGATTGAAGCCTGGTTGGGTACACCGCTTCGCTGATCTGGTAGAACAGGAACAATTGAAATTCCGGTTCAAAATACAAGCGCGGGCCGATCTGCTGTTGCAGGAAGATACGATCAAAGACCTGGCGCGCGCCGGTTGTCATAATATCTGGATGGGCGCCGAAAGCGGTTCGCAGAAAATCCTGGATGCCATGGATAAAGGCACCACGGTTGAACAAATTTACCAGGCCACTACCCTGCTGAAAAAGAATGGTATTAACCCTTCTTTCTTTATACAATTTGGTTACCCCGGCGAAACCCGGGAAGACATTGCCAAAACCATTCGCATGATCAGGGACCTCCTGCCCTACGAAATGGGCATCTCGGTTTCTTATCCTTTGCCCGGTACGCTGTTTCATGAACGCGTAAAGGACGAGCTTACCCAAAAAGCCAACTGGACAGATTCTGATGAATTGCTGCTGATGTTCCGCAATACGTATCCGCCCGGGTATTATAAAAAACTGCATCGCTATGTACACCATGTATTTCGCAAGCAACAAGGCTGGGTGGCCCTGCGCAATGTGGTAAAAAATCCTTTTACGGTTTCACGCACTGATTTTAAAAAGATAGCATCCGCTTGTTTGCATATGCCCTCGTTGCTGCTGGAACGGATGCAATTAAACCGGTATGCACATGAATAA
- a CDS encoding polysaccharide deacetylase family protein translates to MKTHTFRSKPELIAILTIALFCFMAANCHENPSAKVANEAGASKSEPPTTGKDKSANTEPTPSVDGMKVADPKTILGRPEVPILCYHQIRDWKPTDSKSAKDYIIPPASLADQIKMLSDSGYHTILPDQLYAYLNEGKPLPSKPVMLTFDDTDLDQYTVAKPLLDKYGYKGVFFVMTVSIGRPHYMSKEQIKDLSDNGHVIGSHTWDHHNVKKYQGKDWEIQIEKPTKLLESITGKKIQYFAYPFGLWNHEAIPELKKRGMIAAFQLYSKRDEQDPLYTIRRIIVPAMKPASLYKSMHEGFHYN, encoded by the coding sequence ATGAAGACACACACATTTCGCTCGAAACCTGAATTGATCGCTATTCTGACAATTGCTTTGTTCTGCTTTATGGCAGCTAATTGTCACGAGAATCCTTCAGCAAAAGTAGCCAATGAAGCCGGCGCTTCTAAATCAGAACCTCCAACAACGGGTAAGGACAAATCAGCAAATACTGAACCCACGCCATCGGTAGATGGAATGAAAGTAGCTGACCCCAAAACCATTTTGGGCCGTCCGGAAGTTCCTATTTTATGTTATCATCAGATCCGCGACTGGAAGCCTACTGATTCCAAATCAGCCAAAGATTACATTATACCTCCTGCTTCCCTGGCCGACCAGATAAAAATGCTCAGCGACAGTGGTTATCACACCATTCTTCCCGATCAGTTATATGCTTACCTGAATGAAGGAAAGCCATTGCCATCAAAACCGGTGATGCTTACTTTCGACGACACTGATCTGGACCAATACACCGTAGCCAAACCGTTGCTGGATAAATACGGTTACAAAGGCGTGTTCTTTGTAATGACTGTTTCAATTGGCCGTCCGCATTATATGAGCAAAGAGCAGATCAAAGATCTTTCTGATAATGGCCATGTAATAGGTTCACATACCTGGGACCATCATAACGTAAAGAAATACCAGGGTAAGGATTGGGAAATCCAAATTGAAAAGCCAACCAAATTGCTGGAATCCATCACTGGTAAAAAGATCCAGTACTTTGCTTATCCTTTTGGTTTGTGGAATCATGAGGCTATCCCTGAGCTCAAGAAAAGAGGCATGATCGCCGCCTTCCAGTTATACTCAAAACGCGACGAGCAGGATCCTTTATACACCATCCGCCGGATCATTGTTCCTGCTATGAAACCTGCATCATTGTATAAATCAATGCACGAAGGTTTTCATTATAATTAA
- a CDS encoding YceD family protein, translating into MNSRRNYDIAFVGLKPGNHEFEYTIDDKFFVEYQEQDFRHCTAHVKLTLEKQNGFMLLKFEVGGKLEVTCDRCGNNLPLELWDEFNIVVKMVDEPDVMNEQEEDPDVYYISKGESHLHIADWIYEFINLSIPMQRMCADDEMGGPHCNKEVLEMLRKLEEQKQPSANPLWKGLEKFKDLEDN; encoded by the coding sequence ATGAACAGCCGACGGAATTACGATATAGCTTTTGTAGGACTAAAACCAGGCAATCATGAATTTGAATATACCATCGACGATAAGTTCTTTGTAGAGTACCAGGAGCAGGATTTCCGCCATTGCACAGCTCACGTAAAACTGACGTTGGAAAAGCAAAACGGCTTTATGTTACTGAAATTTGAAGTAGGTGGCAAACTGGAAGTTACCTGTGACCGCTGTGGCAATAACCTGCCACTGGAATTGTGGGACGAGTTCAACATTGTAGTAAAAATGGTGGACGAACCGGATGTAATGAATGAACAGGAGGAAGATCCCGATGTTTATTATATCTCAAAAGGCGAAAGCCATTTGCACATAGCCGACTGGATATATGAATTCATAAACCTGAGTATTCCTATGCAACGGATGTGTGCAGATGATGAAATGGGCGGACCGCACTGTAATAAAGAAGTGCTGGAAATGCTCAGAAAACTGGAAGAACAGAAACAGCCATCCGCCAATCCTTTATGGAAGGGGTTGGAAAAGTTTAAAGATCTGGAAGACAATTGA
- a CDS encoding DUF6600 domain-containing protein, with the protein MKRIAINTPVILLLLLFGSLQNKAVAQVDEQVTYQTFYDELSPYGNWIDYPEYGYVWQPELGPDFRPYSTNGHWVWTDEYEWMWVSDYSWGWAPFHYGRWFYDDYYGWLWEPGYDWSPAWVCWRSGGDYYGWAPLGPQFSIGVNLSFGSYSPPSNYWCFVDRQYIASPRVYNYCYGVNRNTTFINNTTIINNYRRERNVYVTGPGRREVERYTGQSIRSVGVRDVGRPGRAGFRDNEVSVFRPQVNRNNNRYAPNQFQRFNRDQRNDVADNRGNRFGGNNDRRGNMGGFEERRQQQDPMMRQRNADAENNRRQFEQRQQQDQMMRQRNADAENNRRQFEQRQQQDQMMRQRNADAENNRRQFEQRQQHEQMMRQRNADEENNRRQFEQRPRPQFDNQQNNGGFRGFRGQQQQQPQPQQQQPQFERRNPEQGNQQGGGHFGGFRGFGGQQQQQPQQQAQPQQNRDENQGGGGRFGGGSGDRGQGHGGWRHG; encoded by the coding sequence ATGAAACGAATTGCAATCAATACACCGGTAATACTTTTATTATTACTGTTTGGCAGCCTTCAAAATAAAGCGGTTGCCCAGGTAGATGAACAGGTTACGTACCAGACGTTCTACGATGAGCTGTCGCCATATGGAAACTGGATCGACTACCCTGAATACGGATACGTATGGCAGCCTGAATTAGGCCCCGATTTCAGACCTTACAGCACTAACGGGCACTGGGTTTGGACCGACGAATATGAATGGATGTGGGTGTCGGACTATTCCTGGGGCTGGGCGCCTTTTCACTACGGCCGTTGGTTTTACGATGATTATTATGGCTGGCTTTGGGAGCCGGGGTATGACTGGTCGCCAGCCTGGGTTTGCTGGCGCAGCGGCGGGGATTATTACGGCTGGGCTCCATTGGGACCACAGTTCAGCATAGGCGTAAACCTTTCCTTTGGTAGTTATTCGCCACCCAGCAATTACTGGTGTTTTGTTGACCGGCAGTACATTGCCTCACCACGGGTGTATAACTATTGTTATGGGGTAAATCGCAATACAACCTTCATAAATAACACAACTATTATTAATAATTATCGCCGGGAGCGGAATGTGTATGTAACCGGCCCTGGTCGCCGCGAGGTAGAACGGTATACCGGACAATCGATCCGTTCTGTAGGCGTCAGGGATGTTGGCAGACCTGGAAGAGCCGGTTTCCGCGATAACGAGGTGTCTGTTTTTCGCCCACAGGTGAATCGCAATAACAACCGGTATGCACCAAACCAGTTTCAACGGTTCAACAGGGATCAACGGAACGATGTAGCTGATAACCGTGGGAACCGTTTTGGTGGAAATAACGATCGCCGTGGAAACATGGGTGGTTTTGAAGAAAGACGTCAACAGCAGGACCCAATGATGCGTCAGAGAAATGCAGATGCAGAAAATAACCGTCGCCAGTTTGAACAACGGCAGCAGCAGGATCAGATGATGCGGCAAAGAAATGCAGATGCGGAGAATAACCGCCGTCAGTTTGAACAACGGCAGCAGCAGGATCAAATGATGCGTCAGAGAAATGCAGATGCAGAAAATAACCGCCGCCAGTTTGAACAACGGCAACAGCATGAGCAAATGATGCGGCAAAGAAATGCAGATGAGGAGAATAATCGCCGGCAGTTTGAACAGCGGCCACGGCCTCAATTTGATAACCAGCAGAATAATGGCGGCTTCCGTGGATTTCGCGGACAGCAGCAACAACAACCGCAACCTCAGCAGCAACAACCTCAATTTGAGCGGCGGAATCCGGAGCAGGGGAATCAGCAGGGAGGAGGCCATTTTGGCGGTTTCCGCGGTTTTGGCGGGCAACAACAACAACAGCCACAACAACAAGCTCAGCCTCAGCAAAATCGTGACGAAAACCAGGGTGGAGGCGGCCGGTTTGGTGGCGGATCTGGGGACAGGGGCCAGGGACATGGCGGCTGGCGTCACGGTTAA
- a CDS encoding DUF4397 domain-containing protein — protein MKTVQVRKNAFLVLGLLAFVSVALSGCLKQSSSSTVSPKTYISLLHLAPWAPAVEVYFNNKQASSAISTGSVSSSYSALDPGVYAIGFKKAGGDSVVASLSSSIYDSSQYSTLLLYNLDTTHVGAAKIIDDYSVLTTTSSYIRFFHLAPEMNDVDLYLDGNQASTGRSYADNVSVGYYNQFSPITPGTYNLIVKKAGVDSVIASVSSVTLSAGNAFTIYLRGRKGGTGINAIGVDYLQSVD, from the coding sequence ATGAAAACTGTGCAAGTAAGAAAAAATGCATTTCTGGTGTTGGGATTACTGGCTTTTGTATCCGTAGCGTTGAGTGGATGTTTAAAACAATCCTCGAGTTCCACGGTCTCGCCCAAAACTTACATTTCACTTTTACACCTGGCGCCATGGGCTCCGGCTGTTGAAGTTTATTTCAACAATAAACAGGCATCATCTGCCATCAGTACGGGATCAGTTTCCAGTTCTTATTCAGCACTGGACCCTGGGGTATATGCGATCGGTTTCAAAAAAGCCGGTGGCGATAGCGTTGTAGCCTCATTGAGCTCCAGCATATACGATTCATCACAGTATTCAACCTTATTGTTGTATAACCTCGATACAACACATGTAGGCGCGGCCAAAATTATTGATGATTACAGCGTGCTGACCACCACCTCTTCATACATCAGGTTTTTTCATCTGGCCCCTGAAATGAATGATGTGGATCTGTATTTAGATGGTAACCAGGCATCTACAGGCCGCAGTTACGCCGATAACGTTTCAGTAGGTTATTATAACCAGTTTTCTCCAATTACGCCGGGAACTTATAACCTGATCGTAAAGAAAGCGGGAGTTGATTCTGTGATCGCCAGCGTAAGCTCAGTAACTCTTTCTGCAGGCAATGCCTTTACAATATATTTAAGGGGTAGGAAAGGTGGTACCGGCATTAATGCAATTGGTGTAGATTACCTGCAATCTGTGGATTAA
- a CDS encoding CPBP family intramembrane glutamic endopeptidase, with protein sequence MNEIIGYLRNYLQSINRTVFILTTLLVAIAITCNYTLSIEPAIVALSSWPLRIAGFLMLFGFIFSAAWVLQFLVSPATIPNDRFFFVLLLAAPAIFAIKITFSEVAIYLSNHFPYPWNEYWNKVLDWPLKLLVVAIPVSALWRLGRFEGPVAGVQAKGFIVRPYVLLLLGMVPLIAFAATQNDFLHTYPKVQRIDVIDQYVQHSFPWKGLYELSYGIDFVTIELFFRGFLVLAFARLAGKHAILPVAAFYCSIHFGKPLFECITSYFGGIILGAVVYNTRSIWGGLIVHLGIAWLMELAGYLGHVYKGW encoded by the coding sequence ATGAACGAGATCATTGGTTACCTGCGGAATTACCTTCAATCCATCAACCGCACTGTTTTTATACTCACCACCCTCCTGGTAGCCATTGCTATTACCTGTAATTATACCCTCAGCATAGAACCCGCCATTGTTGCGCTATCAAGCTGGCCCCTGCGCATAGCTGGGTTCCTGATGCTGTTTGGGTTTATATTTTCTGCCGCCTGGGTGCTGCAATTCCTGGTTTCCCCTGCTACCATTCCCAATGACCGGTTCTTTTTTGTGTTGTTGCTGGCGGCGCCCGCCATTTTCGCCATCAAAATTACTTTTAGCGAAGTGGCCATTTATCTGAGCAACCATTTCCCCTACCCCTGGAACGAATACTGGAATAAGGTGCTCGACTGGCCCTTAAAATTGCTGGTGGTAGCTATACCAGTCAGTGCCCTTTGGCGCCTTGGGCGTTTTGAAGGCCCGGTGGCGGGCGTACAGGCCAAAGGCTTTATTGTAAGGCCTTACGTTCTGTTACTGCTGGGCATGGTGCCCCTGATCGCTTTTGCAGCCACACAGAACGATTTTTTGCATACGTATCCCAAAGTGCAGCGCATTGATGTTATAGATCAATATGTGCAGCATAGCTTTCCCTGGAAAGGGTTGTATGAACTTTCCTATGGGATCGACTTTGTGACTATCGAATTATTCTTTCGAGGATTTCTGGTGCTTGCGTTTGCCCGTTTGGCCGGTAAACATGCCATTTTACCGGTTGCGGCTTTCTACTGCTCCATTCATTTCGGGAAACCGCTATTCGAATGCATAACTTCCTATTTCGGCGGCATTATTCTGGGCGCAGTAGTATACAATACCCGTAGTATCTGGGGAGGATTAATAGTACACCTGGGTATTGCCTGGCTCATGGAGCTGGCAGGTTACCTGGGGCATGTTTATAAAGGTTGGTAA
- a CDS encoding B12-binding domain-containing radical SAM protein: MRILLTHGYFIEEDPKEQAIMRPYVPLGILYISAYLEQNGYDNVVFDSTFSSFSKLCAQLQEQRPDVVGIYTNLMTKLNVLRIITYIKSQPELQHTRIVLGGPEVRNHAIKFLEHGADFIASGEGEQTMLELVQFVEGTFTGTLTDIEGVSFLDPEKGLQQNKERTKVKNLDVLPMPNRRKVNLSLYFDAWKGRHGTSTVSISTMRGCPYSCKWCSRAVYGQSYRRRTPAKVADEIEYIKTNYNVDSLWFVDDVFTVSHQWLEQFTNEMTSRNLVTPFECITRADRMNEEVIINLKKSGCFRVWIGAESGSQKIIDLMDRRVEVEQVQQMIQLARKHGMQAGTFIMVGYPGETKEDIYATVQHLKNADPDLFTITVAYPIKGTPLYAEVEDRFVTNLPWESSTDRDIDFARTYNRKYYDYAIQMINYEVNYHKALKKPVANLFKLTKLKLRSTLAKGHMWMEERRKAV, translated from the coding sequence ATGAGGATCCTGCTAACACATGGATATTTTATAGAAGAAGATCCCAAGGAACAAGCCATTATGCGGCCCTATGTTCCATTGGGAATCCTGTATATTTCCGCTTACCTGGAACAGAATGGCTACGATAACGTGGTATTCGACAGTACTTTTTCTTCCTTCTCTAAATTGTGTGCACAGCTGCAAGAGCAACGTCCTGATGTGGTGGGTATTTATACCAACCTGATGACGAAGCTGAATGTACTGCGCATTATTACTTATATAAAAAGCCAGCCTGAATTACAACATACCAGAATTGTGCTGGGTGGCCCGGAGGTAAGGAACCATGCTATTAAGTTCCTGGAACATGGCGCCGATTTTATTGCATCGGGAGAAGGGGAACAAACCATGCTGGAGCTGGTTCAGTTTGTGGAGGGCACGTTTACCGGTACGCTTACAGATATCGAAGGCGTATCCTTTCTTGACCCCGAAAAAGGATTACAGCAGAATAAAGAACGCACCAAGGTAAAGAACCTCGATGTATTGCCCATGCCTAACCGCCGTAAAGTAAACCTGTCGCTATACTTTGATGCCTGGAAAGGACGTCATGGCACCAGTACCGTTTCCATCAGCACCATGCGGGGTTGCCCATACAGCTGTAAATGGTGCAGCCGCGCCGTTTACGGACAAAGCTACCGGCGCCGGACTCCGGCCAAAGTGGCTGATGAAATTGAGTACATAAAAACAAATTACAATGTAGACAGCCTGTGGTTTGTTGATGATGTATTTACCGTAAGCCATCAATGGCTGGAACAGTTTACCAACGAAATGACCAGCCGTAACCTGGTTACGCCTTTTGAATGTATTACGCGGGCCGATAGGATGAATGAAGAAGTGATCATCAATTTAAAAAAGAGTGGCTGTTTTCGGGTATGGATAGGTGCGGAAAGTGGTTCCCAAAAGATAATTGATTTGATGGACCGGCGTGTGGAAGTGGAACAGGTTCAACAAATGATCCAACTGGCCCGCAAACATGGCATGCAGGCAGGCACCTTTATTATGGTAGGCTATCCCGGCGAAACCAAGGAAGACATCTACGCCACTGTACAACATTTAAAGAATGCCGATCCCGACCTGTTTACTATTACAGTCGCCTACCCCATTAAAGGAACGCCTTTATATGCCGAGGTGGAAGACCGCTTTGTAACCAACCTGCCCTGGGAAAGCAGCACCGACCGCGATATTGATTTTGCCAGAACGTATAACAGGAAGTACTACGACTATGCCATTCAAATGATCAATTACGAAGTGAATTATCACAAAGCATTAAAAAAACCTGTAGCCAATTTATTTAAGCTGACCAAGCTGAAATTGCGTTCGACCTTAGCCAAGGGGCATATGTGGATGGAGGAAAGAAGAAAAGCAGTTTAG
- the plsX gene encoding phosphate acyltransferase PlsX, whose product MTICLDMMGGDFAPLEAVKGVRDYLTEAANPALLFLVGDEAQINPLLQQFEIPADKVKVIHAPQVIEYNESPTKALKEKQQSSIAVGFHLLATGKAGAFISAGNTGAMLVGAMYSIKPMEGVQRPTISTIIPKDNGNTGLLLDVGLNADCKPEHLNQFALLGSLYAKNILGIDNPRVALLNIGEEEGKGNLLAQSTYPLLKENDQINFTGNVEGRDVFLDKADVVVCDGFTGNVILKMAESIYEITHRKEIKHEYLDRFNFELYGGTPVLGVAKPVIIAHGISKAKAFVAMINLAQKMIETDLMGKMKASFESK is encoded by the coding sequence ATGACTATCTGTTTAGACATGATGGGCGGAGACTTTGCACCATTAGAAGCTGTAAAGGGTGTCCGCGATTACCTGACAGAAGCTGCTAATCCGGCTCTGTTGTTTCTAGTGGGTGATGAAGCGCAGATAAATCCATTACTGCAGCAGTTTGAAATACCTGCCGATAAGGTTAAGGTAATTCACGCACCCCAGGTAATTGAGTATAACGAATCTCCTACCAAAGCGCTGAAAGAAAAGCAGCAATCGTCTATCGCTGTGGGCTTTCATTTGCTGGCTACAGGAAAAGCGGGCGCATTTATAAGCGCCGGCAATACCGGGGCCATGCTGGTGGGTGCTATGTATAGCATTAAACCCATGGAAGGCGTTCAGCGGCCTACTATTTCTACCATTATTCCAAAAGACAACGGAAACACCGGGCTGCTACTCGATGTTGGCCTTAATGCCGATTGCAAACCCGAGCACCTGAACCAGTTTGCCCTGTTGGGTTCGCTGTATGCGAAAAACATCCTGGGTATCGACAATCCGCGTGTTGCATTGCTGAATATTGGCGAAGAAGAAGGCAAGGGTAACCTGCTGGCGCAAAGTACCTATCCCCTTCTGAAAGAAAATGACCAGATCAATTTCACAGGCAATGTGGAAGGCCGCGATGTGTTTCTCGATAAAGCCGACGTAGTGGTTTGTGATGGATTTACCGGAAATGTGATCCTTAAGATGGCCGAGTCAATTTACGAGATCACCCACCGGAAAGAAATAAAACATGAGTACCTCGACCGCTTTAATTTTGAATTGTATGGCGGAACCCCGGTACTTGGCGTTGCCAAACCCGTGATCATTGCGCATGGCATTTCCAAAGCCAAAGCATTTGTCGCCATGATAAACCTGGCACAGAAAATGATCGAGACCGATCTGATGGGTAAAATGAAAGCCAGTTTCGAATCGAAATAA
- the rpmF gene encoding 50S ribosomal protein L32 — protein sequence MPNPKRRHSQQRGAKRRTHYKAEKVTLSKDSTTGETHVRHRAHVSEGKLYYKGKVVMEKA from the coding sequence ATGCCTAATCCAAAACGGAGACATTCCCAACAACGGGGTGCTAAAAGAAGAACACACTATAAGGCTGAAAAAGTAACCTTAAGCAAAGACAGCACTACAGGTGAAACGCATGTACGCCATCGCGCTCACGTGAGTGAAGGCAAATTATATTATAAAGGAAAAGTAGTTATGGAAAAGGCTTAA